In a single window of the Manis javanica isolate MJ-LG chromosome 16, MJ_LKY, whole genome shotgun sequence genome:
- the TFEB gene encoding transcription factor EB isoform X2 — translation MASRIGLRMQLMREQAQQEEQRERMQQQAVMHYMQQQQLGGPSTPAINTPVHFQSPPPVPGEVLKVQSYLENPTSYHLQQSRDQKVREYLSETYGNKFAAHVSPAQGSPKPLPAASPGVRAGHVLSSSTGNSAPNSPMAMLHIGSNPEREFDVIDNIMCLDDVLGFINPETQMPNTLPLSSSHLNVYSGDPQVTASLVGVTSSSCPADLTQKRELTDAESRALAKERQKKDNHNLIERRRRFNINDRIKELGMLIPKANDLDVRWNKGTILKASVDYIRRMQKDLQKSRELESHSRRLEMTNKQLLLRIQELEMQARVHGLPTASPSGMNMAELAQQVVKQELPSEEGPGEVLLLGAEVPDPEPVPILPPQAPLPPPAQLPQPPSPFHQLDFSHSLSFGGGVDEGPPGYPEPLGPEHGSPFPSLSKKDLDLMLLDDSLLPLASDPLFSTMSPEASKASSRRSSFSMEEGDVL, via the exons ATGGCCTCGCGCATTGGGCTGCGCATGCAGCTCATGCGGGAGCAGGCGCAGCAGGAGGAGCAGCGGGAGCGCATGCAGCAGCAAGCCGTCATGCACTAcatgcagcagcagcagctgggggGACCCTCCACCCCCGCCATCAACACCCCCGTTCACTTCCAGTCTCCACCACCGGTGCCCGGGGAAGTGCTGAAG GTGCAGTCCTACCTGGAGAACCCCACCTCCTACCACCTACAGCAGTCCCGGGACCAAAAGGTGCGGGAGTACCTGTCCGAGACCTACGGGAACAAGTTTGCTGCTCACGtcagccctgcccagggctcccCCAAGCCCCTGCCAGCTGCCTCCCCTGGGGTGCGGGCTGGACACGTGTTGTCCTCCTCCACTGGCAACAGCGCTCCCAACAGCCCCATGGCCATGCTGCACATTGGCTCCAACCCGGAGAGGGAG tttgATGTCATCGACAACATTATGTGTCTGGATGATGTCCTGGGCTTCATCAACCCTGAAACTCAGATGCCCAACACG CTGCCCCTGTCCAGCAGTCACCTGAATGTGTACAGCGGTGACCCCCAGGTCACAGCCTCCCTGGTGGGCGTCACCAGCAGCTCCTGCCCTGCCGACCTGACCCAGAAGCGAGAGCTTACAG ACGCTGAGAGCCGGGCCCTGGCCAAGGAGCGGCAGAAGAAAGACAATCACAACCTCA TTGAAAGGAGGCGGAGGTTCAACATCAATGACCGCATCAAGGAGCTGGGAATGCTGATCCCCAAGGCCAATGACCT ggaTGTGCGTTGGAACAAGGGCACCATCCTCAAAGCCTCTGTTGATTACATCCGGAGGATGCAGAAGGACCTGCAGAAGTCCCGGGAGCTGGAGAGCCATTCTCGGCGCCTGGAGATGACCAACAAGCAGCTCTTGCTCCGCATCCAG GAGCTGGAGATGCAGGCCCGAGTGCATGGCCTCCCCACTGCCTCTCCTTCGGGCATGAACATGGCTGAGCTGGCCCAGCAGGTGGTGAAGCAGGAGCTGCCCAGCGAGGAGGGCCCAGGGGAGGTCCTGCTGTTGGGGGCTGAGGTCCCTGACCCTGAGCCAGTACCCATCCTGCCCCCCCAGGCCCCGCTGCCCCCGCCAGCCCAGCTACCACAGCCACCATCCCCATTCCACCAACTGGACTTCAGCCACAGCCTGAGCTTTGGGGGCGGGGTTGATGAGGGGCCGCCAGGCTACCCTGAACCTCTGGGGCCAGAGCACGGCTCCCCATTCCCCAGCCTGTCCAAGAAGGATCTGGACCTCATGCTCCTGGACGACTCACTGCTACCACTGGCCTCTGACCCACTCTTCTCCACCATGTCCCCTGAGGCGTCCAAGGCCAGCAGCCGCAGGAGCAGCTTCAGCATGGAGGAGGGCGATGTGCTGTGA
- the TFEB gene encoding transcription factor EB isoform X1 yields MFSLPNQVCSGEPVPAGAMASRIGLRMQLMREQAQQEEQRERMQQQAVMHYMQQQQLGGPSTPAINTPVHFQSPPPVPGEVLKVQSYLENPTSYHLQQSRDQKVREYLSETYGNKFAAHVSPAQGSPKPLPAASPGVRAGHVLSSSTGNSAPNSPMAMLHIGSNPEREFDVIDNIMCLDDVLGFINPETQMPNTLPLSSSHLNVYSGDPQVTASLVGVTSSSCPADLTQKRELTDAESRALAKERQKKDNHNLIERRRRFNINDRIKELGMLIPKANDLDVRWNKGTILKASVDYIRRMQKDLQKSRELESHSRRLEMTNKQLLLRIQELEMQARVHGLPTASPSGMNMAELAQQVVKQELPSEEGPGEVLLLGAEVPDPEPVPILPPQAPLPPPAQLPQPPSPFHQLDFSHSLSFGGGVDEGPPGYPEPLGPEHGSPFPSLSKKDLDLMLLDDSLLPLASDPLFSTMSPEASKASSRRSSFSMEEGDVL; encoded by the exons GGAGCCAGTGCCAGCAGGCGCCATGGCCTCGCGCATTGGGCTGCGCATGCAGCTCATGCGGGAGCAGGCGCAGCAGGAGGAGCAGCGGGAGCGCATGCAGCAGCAAGCCGTCATGCACTAcatgcagcagcagcagctgggggGACCCTCCACCCCCGCCATCAACACCCCCGTTCACTTCCAGTCTCCACCACCGGTGCCCGGGGAAGTGCTGAAG GTGCAGTCCTACCTGGAGAACCCCACCTCCTACCACCTACAGCAGTCCCGGGACCAAAAGGTGCGGGAGTACCTGTCCGAGACCTACGGGAACAAGTTTGCTGCTCACGtcagccctgcccagggctcccCCAAGCCCCTGCCAGCTGCCTCCCCTGGGGTGCGGGCTGGACACGTGTTGTCCTCCTCCACTGGCAACAGCGCTCCCAACAGCCCCATGGCCATGCTGCACATTGGCTCCAACCCGGAGAGGGAG tttgATGTCATCGACAACATTATGTGTCTGGATGATGTCCTGGGCTTCATCAACCCTGAAACTCAGATGCCCAACACG CTGCCCCTGTCCAGCAGTCACCTGAATGTGTACAGCGGTGACCCCCAGGTCACAGCCTCCCTGGTGGGCGTCACCAGCAGCTCCTGCCCTGCCGACCTGACCCAGAAGCGAGAGCTTACAG ACGCTGAGAGCCGGGCCCTGGCCAAGGAGCGGCAGAAGAAAGACAATCACAACCTCA TTGAAAGGAGGCGGAGGTTCAACATCAATGACCGCATCAAGGAGCTGGGAATGCTGATCCCCAAGGCCAATGACCT ggaTGTGCGTTGGAACAAGGGCACCATCCTCAAAGCCTCTGTTGATTACATCCGGAGGATGCAGAAGGACCTGCAGAAGTCCCGGGAGCTGGAGAGCCATTCTCGGCGCCTGGAGATGACCAACAAGCAGCTCTTGCTCCGCATCCAG GAGCTGGAGATGCAGGCCCGAGTGCATGGCCTCCCCACTGCCTCTCCTTCGGGCATGAACATGGCTGAGCTGGCCCAGCAGGTGGTGAAGCAGGAGCTGCCCAGCGAGGAGGGCCCAGGGGAGGTCCTGCTGTTGGGGGCTGAGGTCCCTGACCCTGAGCCAGTACCCATCCTGCCCCCCCAGGCCCCGCTGCCCCCGCCAGCCCAGCTACCACAGCCACCATCCCCATTCCACCAACTGGACTTCAGCCACAGCCTGAGCTTTGGGGGCGGGGTTGATGAGGGGCCGCCAGGCTACCCTGAACCTCTGGGGCCAGAGCACGGCTCCCCATTCCCCAGCCTGTCCAAGAAGGATCTGGACCTCATGCTCCTGGACGACTCACTGCTACCACTGGCCTCTGACCCACTCTTCTCCACCATGTCCCCTGAGGCGTCCAAGGCCAGCAGCCGCAGGAGCAGCTTCAGCATGGAGGAGGGCGATGTGCTGTGA